A window from Candidatus Nitrospira neomarina encodes these proteins:
- a CDS encoding lysophospholipid acyltransferase family protein, producing MSGVAYGLLWILFNGLARLLFRFRTEGSQHFPKTGGIIVAANHASYFDIPLLGCAIPRRVFFLGRASLFPNRYLNWALQKLGWIPLKTHRLDRKAFGQALSHLQAGEPVVIFPEGTRTEDGSLQIGKPGLGYLVAESQCQVIPVYISGTFTVLPIQARWPRLFPLRVSFGKPLKFCKDEGKSVKSFYEDVSITVMDHIAQLGGVPSPTQDAYETDSKSKLCE from the coding sequence GTGAGTGGAGTGGCCTACGGGCTGTTATGGATCCTGTTTAATGGGTTGGCGCGCCTCCTGTTTCGATTTCGGACAGAAGGTTCCCAACACTTTCCCAAGACAGGAGGGATAATCGTTGCGGCTAATCATGCCAGTTACTTTGATATTCCCTTGTTAGGATGCGCGATTCCGCGGCGGGTTTTTTTTTTAGGGAGAGCGAGCTTATTTCCCAATCGGTATCTGAATTGGGCCTTGCAAAAGCTCGGCTGGATCCCTTTAAAAACGCACAGACTGGACAGGAAAGCCTTTGGACAGGCACTCTCTCACCTGCAAGCAGGTGAACCCGTAGTTATTTTCCCCGAGGGGACAAGAACAGAAGACGGATCCTTGCAGATCGGGAAGCCTGGCCTGGGTTATTTGGTAGCTGAATCACAATGCCAGGTGATTCCTGTGTATATTTCTGGTACCTTTACAGTTCTTCCCATTCAGGCTCGATGGCCGCGGCTGTTTCCCTTAAGGGTCAGCTTTGGAAAACCGTTGAAATTTTGTAAAGATGAGGGGAAGAGTGTCAAGTCATTTTATGAAGACGTATCGATAACGGTTATGGATCATATTGCGCAATTGGGTGGCGTTCCCTCTCCGACCCAGGATGCATATGAAACAGATTCAAAAAGCAAGTTGTGTGAATAA